In a genomic window of Mycteria americana isolate JAX WOST 10 ecotype Jacksonville Zoo and Gardens unplaced genomic scaffold, USCA_MyAme_1.0 Scaffold_46, whole genome shotgun sequence:
- the LOC142403921 gene encoding olfactory receptor 14J1-like: protein MSNISSITQFLLLAFADTRELQLLHLWLFLGIYLAALLGNGLIITAVACDHRLHTPMYFFLLNLSVLDLGSISTTVPKSMANSLWDTKAISYAGCAAQVFFFLFLITAEYSLLTVMAYDRCLAICKPLHYGTLLGSRACVHMAAAAWGSGFLNAVLQTANTFSMPLCQGNGMDQFFCEIPQILKLSCSQSYLREVRLLVVTAYLAFGCFVFIVLSYVWIFRAMLSIPSEQGRHKAFSTCIPHLIVVSLFISTAMVACLKPPSISSPSLDLVVAVLYSVVPPAVNPLIYSMRNQELKDALKKLIQSIVFQQQ from the coding sequence atgtccaacatcagctccatcacccagttcctcctcctggcatttgcagacacacgggagctgcagctcttgcacctctggctcttcctgggcatctacctggctgccctcctgggcaacggcctcatcatcactgccgtagcctgcgaccaccgcctccacacccccatgtacttcttcctcctcaacctctctgttcttgacctgggctccatctccaccactgtccccaaatccatggccaactCGCTGTGGGACACCAAggccatctcctatgcaggatgtgctgctcaagtctttttcttccttttcttgatcacagcagagtattctctcctcacagtaATGGCATACGATCGCTGcctggccatctgcaaacccctgcactacgggaccctcctgggcagcagagcttgtgtccacatggcagcagctgcctggggcagtgggtttctcaatgctgtgctgcaaacGGCCAATACGTTTTCCATGCCCCTTTGCCAAGGCAATGGgatggaccagttcttctgtgaaatcccccagatcctcaagctctcctgctcacaatcctacctcagggaagttagGCTTCTTGTGGTTACTGCCTATTTagcatttgggtgttttgttttcattgtgctgtcctatgtgtgGATCTTCAGGGCCATGCTGAgcatcccctctgagcagggacggcacaaagccttttccacgtgcatCCCTCACCTGatcgtggtctccctgtttatcagcactgccatggttgcctgcctgaagcccccctccatctcctccccatccctggatctggtggtggctgttctgtactcagtggttccaccagcagtgaaccccctcatctacagcatgaggaaccaggagctcaaagatgcactgaagaagctcaTTCAATCCatagtctttcagcagcaataa
- the LOC142403904 gene encoding olfactory receptor 14J1-like: MPMDKSPGRADALLFITHMASTKEGSEYCLLTIMAYDRYVAICKPLHYGTFLGSRACVHMAAAVWRSGFLNAVLHTANTFSMPLCQGNGMDQFFCEIPQILKLSCSHSYLREVGLLVVSLLVVFGSFIFIVLSYVQIFRAVLRIPSEQGRHKAFSTCLPHLAVVSLFVSTGMVAYLRPLSISSPSLDLVVAGLYSMVPPAVNPLIYSMRNQELNDAAWKLITAWFF; the protein is encoded by the exons ATGCCCATGGACAAGAGCCCCGGAAGAGCAGATGCCCTGCTCTTCATCACACACATGGCCAGCACCAAGGAgggct cagagtattgtcttctcaccatcatggcctatgaccgctacgttgccatctgcaaacccctgcactacgggaccttcctgggcagcagagcttgtgtccacatggcagcagctgtctggcgcagtgggtttctcaatgctgtgctgcacacggccaatacattttccatgcCCCTTTGCCAAGGCAATGGgatggaccagttcttctgtgaaatcccccagatcctcaagctctcctgctcacactcctacctcagggaagttgggcttcttgtggttagtcTCTTAGTAGTCTTtggctcttttattttcattgtgctgtcctatgtgcagatcttcagggctgtgctgaggatcccctctgagcagggacggcacaaagccttttccacgtgcctccctcacctggctgtggtctccctgtttgtcagTACCggcatggttgcctacctgaggCCCCtgtccatctcctccccatccctggatctggtggtggctggtCTGTACTCcatggttcctccagcagtgaatccgctcatctacagcatgaggaaccaggagctcaatgATGCAGCGTGGAAACTGATAACTGCTtggtttttctaa